Below is a window of Yersinia kristensenii DNA.
ACAGGATAGTTTGCTCGCCCATCAGGTCAGATTTAACTTCAGCAACGAAAGAGGATTCCAACACGCCAGCACGATGGCCGCCCGTTGCTGCCGCCCAAGCTTTGGCAATTGCCATACCTTCGCCTTTAGGATCATTTTCCGGGTGAACCGCGATCAATGTCGGCACACCAAAACCACGTTTGTATTCTTCACGAACTTCAGTACCTGGGCATTTCGGCGCTACCATCACTACAGTAATGTCTTTACGCACTTGCTCGCCCACTTCAACGATGTTGAAACCATGGGAATATCCCAGCGCAGCGCCATCTTTCATCAATGGCTGAACCGCTTGAACAACCGCGGAATGCTGTTTGTCTGGCGTCAAGTTAACGACTAAATCTGCCTGTGGGATTAATTCTTCGTAAGTGCCGACTTTAAAGCCGTTTTCAGTTGCTTTACGCCATGAAGCGCGCTTTTCAGCAATAGCTTCTTTGCGCAGGGCGTAAGCCACATCCAGACCAGAATCGCGCATGTTCAAACCTTGGTTCAAACCTTGCGCGCCACAGCCGACAATCACCACTTTTTTGCCTTTCAGGTAGTTTGCTTCATCGGCGAATTCGTCACGTGCCATAAAGCGACACTTACCTAATTGCGCCAACTGCTGACGCAGGTTCAATGTGTTGAAATAGTTAGCCATGTTATTACTCCGTTCGGGTTCTGTTTTGTGGGTGCAGCTATTTTTTTAGTGACTGCAAACGAATGTGGTGTTTGTGTACTGATACTGTTTTTTTCACATCCCCTGTCTTTGCCGGGGATTATCTTGGATTCACTATATGACAGGAAACGTATTGCTGAAATTGATATATTAACAATGTGATATTGCAGATTCTGCAATACTCTTTATTCCTTATGCAATACAATAGGTCTTCTCACCCAAGAGGCTGTCTGTGATGGATTTACGCGACCTGAAATTATTTCTTCATTTAGCTGAAAGCCGCCATTTTGGCCGCACTGCCAAAGCGATGCATGTCAGTCCATCCACCCTCTCACGCCAGATTCAGCGCTTGGAAGAGACCATCGGCCAGCCTCTGTTTTTACGTGATAATCGCACCGTACAACTGACGGATGCCGGTACGCAGTTGAAAGCCTTTGCTCAGCAAACTTTGCTGCAATATCAACAACTGCTCCATGCTTTGGGCCAACACGGGCCATCGCTAAGTGGCGAACTGCGGTTATTTTGCTCAGTTACCGCCGCTTATAGCCATTTACCGCCGATTTTGGACCGTTTTCGCGCGCGTCACCCTCTGGTTGAAATCAAGCTCACTACCGGTGATGCTGCCGACGCAGTAGATAAAGTGCAATCGAATGAAGCAGATCTCGGCATAGCGGGCCGTCCGGAAGTGCTGCCCACCAGCGTGGCGTTTACTCAGATTGGCGAGATACCGCTGGTATTGATTGCCCCGGCACTCCCTTGTGCGGTGCGAGAGTTAATCTCTGTCGACCAGCCTGATTGGGCTAATGTCCCCTTTATTCTGCCGGAACATGGCCCATCGCGAAAACGCATTGATTTGTGGTTCCGCCGCCAGCGCATTACTAACCCATTGATTTACGCTACAGTTTCCGGCCATGAGGCCATTGTGTCGATGGTCGCATTGGGCTGTGGTGTGGCGCTGATCCCGTCAGTGGTGGTAGACAATAGCCCGGAACCGGTGCGCAACCGTATTTCGCTGTTGGATGATATTTCGCTGGTCGAACCATTTGAGTTGGGGGTATGTGTACCGAAAAAGCGGCTCAATGAGCCGCTAATTGAAGCATTTTGGGGATTGCTGTAGTTCGTAAGTAAATTGTAGTTCGCAGTACGCCGATTAACCCGCTAAAAAGAACTTAAATGCCGGGTTATTGGTTTCATCGTGACAATCGTAGCCCAGTGCAGTTAGATGCTGCTCAAATTGCGGCTCAGAGTCCGATAACTCAAAACCAGCCAATACCCGGCCAAAATCAGTACCATGGCTGCGATAATGGAACAAAGAGATATTCCAATGCGTCCCTAAGGTATGCAGGAATTTCAACAATGCGCCCGGGGATTCAGGGAATTCAAAGCTGTACAAACGCTCGCGCAATGGCTTGGAAGGACGCCCGCCAACCATATAGCGCACGTGCAGTTTGGCCATTTCGTCATCAGACAAATCCACCACCTGATAATCTTTCGCCTGTAACTCGGACAAAATC
It encodes the following:
- the ilvY gene encoding HTH-type transcriptional activator IlvY — translated: MDLRDLKLFLHLAESRHFGRTAKAMHVSPSTLSRQIQRLEETIGQPLFLRDNRTVQLTDAGTQLKAFAQQTLLQYQQLLHALGQHGPSLSGELRLFCSVTAAYSHLPPILDRFRARHPLVEIKLTTGDAADAVDKVQSNEADLGIAGRPEVLPTSVAFTQIGEIPLVLIAPALPCAVRELISVDQPDWANVPFILPEHGPSRKRIDLWFRRQRITNPLIYATVSGHEAIVSMVALGCGVALIPSVVVDNSPEPVRNRISLLDDISLVEPFELGVCVPKKRLNEPLIEAFWGLL